The genomic region TCTAGCACTCTTAAGGATGTCACAGTTATGAGAACTCACAACTgttcacagaaaaacacatgcagtgTTATTTGCTGTGGGCTACTCAGGATGATAAAGATTTAGGATTTATCTCTTTTCTTCAATTAGCATAATCTCCATGGTAACATACAGTTTAAGATAGGTGATAAATATGTTCATTGAATCCTAAAAAAACtcaagatgtacattattttgagatacatttttattatgtttattcCAGTTATACACATTGAAATTGATAATTACTGTACAGTATGTGCCTGTCACTCTATAACAGTAGCTGAGCGTTCCTTggcaccctcctcctcctgttgaggAGGGAGACATGCAAATGTATCtccttggaaaaaaaacacactgcccTAGCCCATGCACTTCCAGAAGCAGGCACAACTTGTCAAAGTCACAACAACAAAGGCAAGGGAACGAGGAAAATCCAGTTTGAGCTTGAACTTGAAGACAAAATACATGCATCCAACTAACTCATTACTCATCGGACTTCTGTTTTGCAACTGGTGATTTTTggcaacagaaagaaagaaaaagggaaattcTGTGAACTTTATCGGACAGAATTTTGTCCTTAATACTGAGCCATGGGGaacacaatgaagacataacACAGGTaaatctgattttttttttaaactggccTATTTATTGTTTATAAAAGTAACTGTATATAGAATTTAGTCAAGTGTGTAGTTTTGTTTGGTGAAGATACAATTCACTTTCATTGTATATGGAACATCATGTTGTAATAACATAGAATAGAATATAGAATTATAATTTGGACAGATCCAATTCAATATCTGTATCAGCCACTGCCACATTCACTTATTGATATTTAGATTCCATGGTCTAGtagttttttgtaaaatatgaatataaaatggagttgatgagatTTTAAGCCTATAATGCATTGCTTTGCACTTGATGGAAGTTTGTCAAAAGATTAAAGGCGCTGCAATAGCAATGTATGTTCATACACCTGTTTATATATGACATCGTGTTTCCACCAACagataaattacatttcttgggaatacatttcaattaaattaattttggtttatttcctgctactaccactactactacactgcgacatataataataataataataataataataatacaaaaattataataataataatcaaccaGTACAGGTAGTGTTCCAAATTCAGGTATTAGAATCTGATCTGAAAAAAATAAGATTGATGCATCTTTATATAGAATATGGTGAAACTGTAAAACATAGGAATACAAATAAACCTGCATAAGCTCACAGTACACAAGTATGTGTATTAAGAATGAGaccattattatttttgttgctATTATGCATGACATTATTCCACGTGTAACCAATCATTTCTTTGCAAAACTGAGTTGTATGTGTCTCTAAATCCCGCCCTTCTGCACTGGATCAATTCAACATACTGAAGTACCATCAGACCTGGAAACAGTTCTTATAGTTTTGTAATTATTAAGTCATATTGATTATGAGAAAGAAATCCTGAGTGAAAACTTTGATGAAAACGATATTCTTCTACATCTATGGCTTTCATTAATCAAAAGACGTCGTGGTATGTTTGTTAACATGCATTTTATTCTGATACTGTAACCGGATGTGCTCTTAGTTTCAGTGGGCAATTATTTGCTCCTCGCTCCCTCCCCACTGTTGtcgtcctctccctccccctcgtTACAAATGGTCCATAGCCGTTGCATCTACACAACATCGAACAACAATAACTCGAGCTAATCCTCCTCGTCCATGGCCGTTTTACTTTTCTCTTCTTGTAAACCCACCACTCTTTGAAAATTCCGCCCAAAAAGAAAAAGCGCTCTGTCCCCTCTTTTGGGTTTTCAGCAGACGTAAGTAACGTTAGCTAACCGCGTTGTTAGCTTGCTAATTAGCATGTGGTTGAATGGACCGGCAAATGTAGCGAAAGCAACTAATGCAAGTTGTAATACATTGAAAATACTGTAATGTTCAGTGGCATCATTGTTGAAACATGATAGATTCCTGTACGACATGTTCATTGTTTGTAGCCATGTAACTAGCTAAGGCTAATCTGAACTTTATCAATGAACGTAAACGAGCTAGGAAACTTCTGTCCGACGTGTTAAATATGGCTGTGAATTAGTGGCATAATGGGATGTGTTTTTTAGTGAAAATACTAATTACAATGTAACATAGCAATGTCAATTAATTTGAAACTATCATAATTGGCGTGGATCAATGTACTTTATCATGGGTCTGAGTACCAACCTTCAAATATTCAATACAGTCTTAACCGAAAACCTTTATCATTTATCCAGTAAACCCTAAAACATATTATTTGTTCTTCCTCCATTGCCTTTCACTCAGAACTCATTCTGCCTGCTCGTCCACATTTCCTCAACACATTTGTACAGAGCTTTAAATGTTAAGGTAGATTGGAGCCTGTGTCAGTGGAGAAGCAGTCGCTCTCATCGTCACAGTTGTTTCTCTCTCAGTGACTGATTCCAATGTGCCCTGTCCTCATTTGTCCCTGTGCAGGTGTACAACAACTATCCAGAGGATTTAGGGGCAGCTCTATACCGGGAGCCATTTGACTTCAACGCCGAGCCACCTTGGGATCCTAGCTGATAGTGGACGAGTTCAACCCAGGATTCATCAATGTGAGTACATTAGATGTGAACTGAGGAATTAATGCTTACTCTTAATCGATGTTGATACTCAGAAAAACAGCAAACTAAACGTGTTTTATCCAGcatttagctgtgtgtgtgtttctgcttgcaGGGACATACATTGTTATTGCTTAACTGAAACTCTTGACAGAAGAAACAGATGGATATATTAAGAAATAGCTTGCCCCAGATACATCTCAAACTATGATATTAGATCTTACATTTCAGAACTATTTTCAGCATTTctactaaaatgacaggacagtGTTCTGGACTGAAAATTATCTTCAGTAGTTTtgctgaatatataaatattcaacttatatgtgaaatgtatattttagcTTTTTCCCTGTTATATAAAATCATGATTGATTTTTAAAGAGACGCCTTGGTCGAGCCATTTCCCCAAATTCTTGCACTTCTGTTCAAGCAGAGGACTAATGAACACCTACACACTTCagtcctttccttttttttcacaatgcaatcAAGTAGTTACTGAGATTTGGTACCCCTGGCCTACTGTCtattcatctgtttgttttagCCTTGTCATATTGTAGAACATAGCAGTCCTTCCAGGCACATTGTTTAGTCTCCCCATTTAACCTCCCAAAGCCACAGTCATTTCAGATGTGGTCTAGTCACTACTGCACATCTCTGACGTATTGTGCAACATTATTGAAAGTAAAGTTGTGACAGAGACGCAGACAGTATTGTACCCTGCTTAATGCCGTCAAAAATAACCTTTACGGGTCACCAGCTCAGGGTTTAATGGTGATTGTTGGGAGTAATTGATGGTAAAGTAAATGAACCCTGTGCCCcagactctgtgttttcacagtgGCTTTTCAGAAGAATAGGCCTCTTCCACAAAGCTTTCCCACAACATGAAACCTGTtctgtgctctgattggatgCTCACTGAAGTGGCTTGTTTATGGATCAAATCAGAGAAGTTAATGAATAAATGAGAGtaggaaaaaacaaataataaatgtatattgtCCTATAATGGCTAATTTGTTCCGCCTCTTTACAATGCAAGTCTTCTGCTGACTTCTCTTGCAGTTTGTTGTAAAAGTCTAGGACCCCAGGGGCTCAGGATCGAGCGAGCAAGACAACTCAGATTAGCCACATTCTTTATGCCTGTCGGATTAGAGGAAAACGGTTGAGAGGATGAAAGGTATTGCTGATGAACCACAGTATTCTGTTGGCCTGCTGGAGGCAGGCACAGCGCTCTGCGACGTGATTGACAACCACATTTATGAACAAACTCTGGTAAGGAATATCAGTGAAACATGATGCACATTTATCACATGACCTCTtactgtattgtaattttctcaAACGCCTGTTAAAGTATTGCCTTGTTTTAACTGTATGTAGTAATTTTACATGGAGACAAGTTTAGCCAAAGCTTGCATGTTTTGCTGACTCATCCACCTGTACACTTCTGTCTTCCTCAGTCGGAGAGGAATGCATTTTTTGTAGCAGACCTGGGAGTCGTTCTGAGGCAGCATGTTCGCTGGCGAACGCACATGGGCCAAATTCGGCCCTACTACACTGTCAGATGCAACAGCAGTCCAGCTGTTATTGAAGTTCTTGCTGCTCTTGGCACTGGATTTATATGCACCAACAAGGTACTTTCTCAAAACAGATTCGATCTCTGTTGTCAGATCAGATGTCTTCACATTAAATAATCACAGTTGCAGTGTGCACTGTTTAGGCTGCATGGTCTTACAGACATGTTTTAAAGAACTTGTCACATGGTACTAAGTTTGGATCAATATATACCACCCCTCCAAGCAACTTCTAGTACACTTATATAGAATAGTTATACACAACCTCTGGTACACCAGCTTGTAGGCACCACCAAGTCGTCAGTGTACCTCTGCTCaccttttaaatgtggttgaTCATGTATTTTGTTCATGGTAAACCATGCAGGATGGACATGATATAATAAAAGGTCTGTTTACTAAACCACACACTGTATAGTATTGAAATACAattgtctttttctctttgtaTGTCAGTCTGAACTGGAGCTGGTGCAGAGCTATGGTATTCCCGCTGAAGACATAATCTACAGTGGTGTCTGCAAACAGGTCTCCCAGATTAAATATGCTGCTAAGAATGGCATTGACCTTCTGGTGTGTGATAATGAAGCAGAGCTGCGCAAGATTTCACGCTGCCACCCCAATGCCAAGTAGGTGTTTGACTGTATTAGTATTAAATCCCTGGGCCAGTGATTACATGGCATGAAATTGCCATTTCAACATTCTTAAATAATTGGCTCAGTTATCAGTTATTACTCACTATTCATTATATGAGCAACGGAAAtgcttttaacaaataataatgTACCATGgttctttgtttcctgtgtgttgattcaggctgctgctgcaggtggcCACAGAGTCATCAGACGATGAGATAAGCATGACATTTGGCTGTTCCCTAAAGGACTGCAGACATCTGCTGGAGAGAGCTAAGGAACTGGGTGTACAGGTCGTTGGGGTCAGGTGAGCTCTGCAGAAATGCTCTGTGACTGGTTAGAGAGCAGTTTGaagaaatacataaacaaatgCAGAACTCACTCGAATTTAACAACCTGCCTACTACATCAAAATATTGAGCAATATTTTGGGTGTCATACTGACCATGAAACCTTCACCCCAAAGGTCCCACATTTCCGTCTCCTGTGAAGATGACCAGGTGTTTATTCATGCCATCTCAGATGCCCGCTGTGTCTTTGATATGGGAGTAAGTAATTTTAACACGGTTATATAGCTTGTAACACTGCTCAGTTCACTGACCACCACTTCCGATCCCCTTCCGACACACAGTTTCAACCCTTGGACACTTGCGGTCGCTCTATAAACACTCAGTACTTTGATGATCACTTGTGATTTTGTTTACACATTAACAAGCTTTTGTCTGCCTCAGGAGGAAATGGGCTTCAACATGAAAATCCTGGACATTGGAGGTGGCTTCAGTGCTGCTGACACAAAGCTGGAGCTGGTCAGTGAATTTCATACACACCACACAGGTGGAGAGATGTGCAATGTACTGcattgaattacattttttttaaatgaaggggACAAAGAAATTACAGCATCTTATGTAATACAATGTATTATCTATCAATTTTCAAATTGTACCATGTGAAATATTTTTGATTTCGGTGCACAGCGATATCACACACTCTAGTCGTGCTAATTTTACTATGATGGGCTTGATTTATGCCACTCTTCAGGGGTTGTCGATGAGATTGATTATAATGTCTTAATTGTAAAGTTTGGAGGCCTACTCGTTTTGGTTCCTATTTTTTACCACTTGGTATCTTCTTTGCAGATCAATAGGGCAGTCATGTCTATGGTGGACCTATACTTCCCTCTGTCTACTGGGGTCTCCATCATTGCTGAGCCTGGCAGCTTCTTCGTGACCTCTGCTTTCACCTTGGCTGTTAACATCATTTCCAAGGAGGTGGTGGCTCGAGATCGCCAGAAACATTCACATGGTCAGTCGATGTCACTTTCACTGATGCATTCTGCAATGTCAGCCCAACTGCTGCACCAAAGACAGCTATGTCAATTTCTGGATCTCAAGCTGTAATATGAAACTAAAtatgaaaaagttaaaaaataaatgcctTCCATTCTCAAAGATTTTGTGCAAAATCTGTCTCAACAGATGATTTTCATCCAAACCATGAGCCAGAGTTCCAGTACTACATGAACGAGGGAGTGTATGGGTCATTTGCCAGCAAACTCTCTGAAACAGGGATCGCTGCACCATCTGTTCACAGGGTGAGTCACAAGAATTCTCTGGGTCAAGATGTAAACATCTCTATTCATCCCCCATAATCTCACTGTTATGAAGTGTAAAACACCACTTCTTACACTATAGTTTACTGAAACAGACTATCTCTTCTGTGTATGCTATTAGAACACCTCTCTTGATGCTCCAGTGTTCAGCAGCAGCCTGTGGGGTCCCTCTGGGGATGACCTGGATCAGGTAGTGGAGCACTGTCTGTTACCTGATCTCAACATCGGAGACTGGCTCTTGTTCACCCATGCTGGGGCCTACAGTCTGGGCCAGCCACTCAGTACCACCACTGACTCACCTCCACCCCCTGTATACTATGTTATCTCCTCCAGAGACTGGTAAGGACcggttatttgtttttatgattGAATTGCATGACTAAGTTTGAAAGAATCCTTGTCTTCTGACCATGCATGTGCCTCTGACTcaggtttgttttccttttgctCTACCAGGTTTGAAATGCAGGACACTGGTGGCGCCCAGGAGGCTACACTGAAGAACTTCTCATTGGTCCCTTATTTCCTCAATACCTGCCAAACAGAGGCTGCACTCTCTGTCCCAGCTTAGCAATCATCAGGACAGGAGGGCTTTTACTTTACTGTGTTCTGCTGCTAGCTTCGTCTCCTCAACATTCCACTGGGCTGAAGTAAATTAACAGTGCAGATATTGCTTGAACTTGCTGGGACCAGATATAATTGATCTCACAAAGCCTAATGTACAGTGTAACTTGTGTTTAGACCTGGACACCCCAAAGTGTTAATTATTATCCAATAAGACAGATTCATTCTTCCCTTGGCTTTGGGTATCCCATGGCAGTGCAGTTTACACTCATACAGTGGacatgaaatggtttaaaataatACTTGACAAATGTATTATTTGTATCACTGCTGCTACTGCCAGTCTTGtaaagtaatatatatatatatatatatatatatatattccagaGTGAAGcagtgtatttaaatataacacaGTTCTGAGACCTTGTAGGCTTAGCCTCAAGAtgtattttaatgattttaattGGTTGTATAGTTTATTTTGTGTGATAAGAGCTTCATACTAGTCATTTGAAATGTGACGTCTTTATCGCTGTTTAAACCGAAGGCTTGCAGCACTATGTTGCTGCACATGTGAATGTGCATTTATTCATCTGTTTGATGAAGCCAGTGTGATCAAtgtgcactcacctgctcctggtaAACTTCAGTCTGCCGTTGTGTTTGTTGGGAAGCTAATGGCTCGGTGTTCACCAGTAAACTTGTATGGTTTGAGGTCTGAGGTCTGAGGTGCGAGTGAAGGACCAGTTGGTGACTGCTTTACCACAACGTAGCAGCAGATGTTTTTGACAGCACGTGTTGCATATGGAACAAAGCAAGTGTTGATGAGTAGCAAATCAGCTGACATGGAAAAGgggcttgttttgttttttatagaaAAGAAACTGAAACTGTTAAAACCCATCATATTTTACAATTTCCATTGCACATGTTTAAGGAAAAGATTTCAAGTACAGACATTTTCGGGTTCTGCAAGTGTACTTGCAAAGTCTACATCATATCTGTGAAGTTGTCTTCCAATCTCTGTGTAAGGCATTACATTACCTGTATATATACACTTGTAGCTGTGCTTGTCAAcctgaacaataataaacacCTCACTGACTTGACTGAATGTGTTATCATAAAACACCATAAATGTTGTACTTAGTGAAACCAACCTGCTGTTGTACAAtcatagcaaaaaaaaaagataatccaATTCTCATTCTGGATAATGTGAACACCGACTAAAAGTTCAAAACCGTATAggatctataaaaaaaatacatgtgttATTCTAAGTTTGTGCTGTGTGATAGCATGTGAAATATCTTTTCTGGATAATTTGTAATTCCATGGCTTTTATACCTGGCAATGAAATAACTTTCATTATCCAAATAACATCTAGATACAGATCAGACTTAAATTCCAGGAGTAACAGGTGTTTTAAATTCTTAACACAATTTAATAATGACCGAGAATAAAGGTTTTTAGATTTAATAAAGGGTTCAATGTCAGCCTCACAAAACAACTCGGCAAAATTGCAGTGTAACAAATAGATTATCATGCAACATGCACATGTCAATATCACTGAGTTAAACATGCAACacatttggtggggggggggggggaagtaaaaaaaaaaggaaattgctCTAAGAAATCTATTTACATTTGATTCTTTCAGTGTAATTCCTCAGTCGTTGGCTTCATTAGGAGCAGGCAGGCCAGAAGCCTGGGTGACCCCTAACCTCCAGCAAGGCATCTTCTTCGCTGCTAGGTGTCTCCGGGCATGCTTGGCCAGGTGGTCACTCCGCATGAAGCAGTTGAGGCACATGGGGCAGACAAACTTCTTCTCTCCAGTGTGGCGGTGGCAGTGGCGGGACAGCTCATCAGAGCGAGCGAATCGCCTCTCACAGTCCTGCCATTTGCATTTAAAGGGCTTCTCACCTGATGCAACACAGAGTACAGTGGAAGATATATATCGTCACTGAGGAACATCTTATATCTCATCTcttgtcatgaataataaaatattgtttttacctGCTATGACTCTTTTAATCATTGTCTGCATCAGATGCTGACATGTGACTGGGTTACATGATTAAAAGATATACACTTTCCTGACACTGCAATCACAGTACAATTACTATCCACATCTCGGATCACTTACCTGTGTGCGTCCTTATGTGGGCCTTGAGGTGGGAGCTCTTGAAGTAGGTCTTGCTGCACTCCTCATGCGAACATGCATAACTTCGTACACGGGACACCTCTGGCTGCAGTGGgttttgttgttgctgcagcaaCGTACAACGAGGTGCAGGCGCGATGGCAGGTAACTTGTTGCCACCAGGTGTCACCAGCGCTGGCTGAATGTACAGAGCAGAAACGACCAGCTGAGGGACAAGGAGCATTAGGGGGCCTTGTGCAACCTGACCCCCAAGTACAAAGGCCTGGGCAGAAGAACCAGTGTGGGGTTTTGGCTTCtgtagtgtgtgttgttgtgttagtAGTTGGTGTTGCATCTGACTCTCAAAAGCTGTGATAGGCTTCTGCACAACAGTGGTGGCCAgagaagagacagggagaaTTTGACTGTAGACAGGTACAGGAGAGACACGCTGAGGTATGTTGAATTTATCAGCTGGGCCTGAAAGGCTCTTCTGGGTCTGGTTTTCCTTCCCCACTTCCAGGTAAGTCACAGTTAGAGGCTTCTGAGGTGAGTCAAACTGCATTACAATAATCTTCTCTGAGTGTCTGGTGTACAGCCCATCTTCAAAGTTCAAATCTCTTTTGAAGTCCTTAGTATGAACTTCAGTGTCAGGATGGATTTGGCAGCAGCAGTGCTGACCATCTGCCGTGTGACGGATCACACTGGTACATTGGAACCTCTGCTGAGAAGCAGCAGTGTCTGCGACCAGATTAGCATCTTCTGCTGGCTGCCAAGTCAGACGTTCCGAGGGTTGATGTGTGCCCTCGCAGTGGGGTGGGCTGTATGGAGGTGTCATACActgagaggaaaggaaaggaaaaattCTCAGATTTCTCAACCTGGGCCTTATGTTTGAAATGTGATTGTCAATAAAGGGTACTTAGAAAAAATTTGGAATAGGTCCAAAAGATTGCCTCCGTCTGCAGCTGCAACTTGACAGCAGTGGTTACAATGTAATCTTATgggcaactgcgacagtccGATCTTTGCTAAGAGTCTGGCTACTTAGCAAATGTCTCGCTCAAGAAGTTTCACTCACAACCATGCAGCAGCTCGTCTCTCTTCTGcttgtttctctcctccttcgTTCCTCAATTTGTCAGACTTCTTAGTCTGTAAACTCAGGCTCAAACAAGTAGGGATGGCCATTGAAGTCAAATCCTTCATTAATATTGTCGAGGTGAGAAAAAAATTCTGCCAAAATAGTTCCTCTCAGTAAAATCCAAACTCCTCTTTCCAACTCTCATTCATATTTCCACCTCCATCTTCCTGCAACAACCCAAGTTTCATAACACTTCAGAGGGGGCCTCCTTCATGATTGTGGCCAGAAACGTAGCAAAGGCACAGAATAacaattttaacattttaatggtGACAAAAATACTTTTGTCACAGTTCATGAACTGTTGTTGTTGCACAATAAGACTACATTGCAGCCACTGCCACTATATCATCGCCGGCAGAGGCAATCTACTGGAATTCTTTTCCAGTAGAAGCATAGTACAGACAACTTTTCAAAGTACTCTTGTGCCTCAAGCATTAGTCCAGACCAGGTATGCAAAAACGTTGTCCTAACTCTTAGCCAATTTGTGTCACAACACTTACCAAAGGGGATTCCTTTACAACATTGGACTCTGGAGGGGCAGACTCTTCCGCTGAGCAGTCTGAGGATGGGGTCAGGGGTCTGAAGTTTTGGAACCCAAAAGTCCTTGTTTTCCAGTGATTATTCATGGCCATCAGAACCTCCAAATCGGCTGCACCCATAGCTGCAGGCTGGAGGTCACTCTGGATGTCTGATTGGAGCTCCTCAACTTCCATGTTGGAAATCTGGTATGAGagcaaaaaaaataattctAGGCACAGGACTAGACAATGCAGAGTTCCTTTATTAGatgtatcaatcaatcaatcaatcaaattttacttgtatagcccatattcacaaatcacaacttGTCTCATAAGGCTTTAACatggtgcgacatcctctgtccttaaccccaacaagagtaaggaaaaactactaaaaacccttttaacagggtaaaaatacgtagaaacctcagagagagccacatgtgagggatccctcttccaggccggacagaagtacaatagatatcaagtgtaaaggagaacatcagaaagataaaggCTTTAGCATCATTGATAAGGGTAAACATTTAGATTTGGTAAATGTTCAATACATCACATAGTCTTGAAACACTGGGCTGGATTTAAGGATTTGCACACAATTATCCATGCATTATGTAGGCAGGTCATGTCTCAGCATCTCATAAACATCCATTCAGTGTTACACAGCCTATTGATCACTGTCATCACCAGCAGAACAGTAGAGGAGCATGTGAGGTGAGCATGATCAGCTGCTGCTATTTTGCACTGGGGAACTTTCACCTACTTCCACGGGGGACAGAAGCACCAGCTGTGCTGCTTACACAAACAGTCACACCACAGAGTCTAATGagccctccccacacacacagtaaatggATATCATCATATCCATCACATCAAACACGTTTACTTAAACCCATTATGAAATGTGACGTAGAAGGAACTATCACTCTCTACTCACATCTTAAGTGTGTTCAGAACCCTCCAGGTTTAAGAGCTGACAGCTCGGCAGCTCCTCGTGCTGACCTCTTGAAAGCAGATCTGCTCCTCAGCCTCGTCCAG from Pleuronectes platessa chromosome 10, fPlePla1.1, whole genome shotgun sequence harbors:
- the LOC128449801 gene encoding Krueppel-like factor 10 codes for the protein MEVEELQSDIQSDLQPAAMGAADLEVLMAMNNHWKTRTFGFQNFRPLTPSSDCSAEESAPPESNVVKESPLCMTPPYSPPHCEGTHQPSERLTWQPAEDANLVADTAASQQRFQCTSVIRHTADGQHCCCQIHPDTEVHTKDFKRDLNFEDGLYTRHSEKIIVMQFDSPQKPLTVTYLEVGKENQTQKSLSGPADKFNIPQRVSPVPVYSQILPVSSLATTVVQKPITAFESQMQHQLLTQQHTLQKPKPHTGSSAQAFVLGGQVAQGPLMLLVPQLVVSALYIQPALVTPGGNKLPAIAPAPRCTLLQQQQNPLQPEVSRVRSYACSHEECSKTYFKSSHLKAHIRTHTGEKPFKCKWQDCERRFARSDELSRHCHRHTGEKKFVCPMCLNCFMRSDHLAKHARRHLAAKKMPCWRLGVTQASGLPAPNEAND
- the LOC128449800 gene encoding antizyme inhibitor 1; the protein is MKGIADEPQYSVGLLEAGTALCDVIDNHIYEQTLSERNAFFVADLGVVLRQHVRWRTHMGQIRPYYTVRCNSSPAVIEVLAALGTGFICTNKSELELVQSYGIPAEDIIYSGVCKQVSQIKYAAKNGIDLLVCDNEAELRKISRCHPNAKLLLQVATESSDDEISMTFGCSLKDCRHLLERAKELGVQVVGVRSHISVSCEDDQVFIHAISDARCVFDMGEEMGFNMKILDIGGGFSAADTKLELINRAVMSMVDLYFPLSTGVSIIAEPGSFFVTSAFTLAVNIISKEVVARDRQKHSHDDFHPNHEPEFQYYMNEGVYGSFASKLSETGIAAPSVHRNTSLDAPVFSSSLWGPSGDDLDQVVEHCLLPDLNIGDWLLFTHAGAYSLGQPLSTTTDSPPPPVYYVISSRDWFEMQDTGGAQEATLKNFSLVPYFLNTCQTEAALSVPA